In a single window of the Rhineura floridana isolate rRhiFlo1 chromosome 3, rRhiFlo1.hap2, whole genome shotgun sequence genome:
- the LOC133382088 gene encoding uncharacterized protein LOC133382088, protein MTVKKIMDVQEGTLSLDMFQKIMNGINSIKQELRNNSQAWRIEFDEMRQELKGIQDSVRKENKDGSGKPKKDEREIKGKVQTMEIGLNMDMEKDLDFLAVMDSGDKYYSLELSAVTEGIEEIGDKDIIGSKKFLDWKDLMELEMEKANRINPYFVSMEKSSRDVLVYHIKKRNRDAALQQYFSDMFGTDGKKISVIKEIPIRLLLYDYDSKIIGHVKMEDGRWNQYG, encoded by the coding sequence atgacagttaagaagatcatggatgtacaagaagggactttatctttagacatgtttcagaaaataatgaatgggattaactcaataaaacaagaactgagaaataatagtcaagcgtggagaattgaatttgacgaaatgagacaggagctgaaaggaattcaggattctgtgagaaaggagaataaagatggatctggaaagccaaaaaaggatgaaagagaaattaaaggcaaggttcaaactatggagattggattaaatatggatatggaaaaagatttggatttcctggctgtgatggattctggagacaaatattacagtttggaactcagcgctgtcactgaaggaattgaagagattggagataaagatattatcggttcaaaaaaattcctggactggaaggatttgatggaacttgaaatggagaaagctaacagaattaatccctattttgtgtcaatggaaaaatcttcaagagatgtgctagtgtatcatataaaaaagaggaacagagatgcggctttgcaacaatacttcagtgatatgttcggaactgatggcaagaaaatatctgtgataaaagaaattcctatcagactcttattatatgactatgacagcaagattattgggcacgtaaagatggaagatggaagatggaaccaatacggataa